One Phocaeicola dorei genomic region harbors:
- a CDS encoding DUF4249 domain-containing protein, whose amino-acid sequence MKKALLLLSFVHLLAACTNDIEILPNDESQKLIVNALINANKTNNAIFLALSGYHEPQVVKNGIIHLYINNVLSETISECTYRPNNDSPLDYQNYFYQISSRFKTGDQVRIEVETKDGKYKANAEATVYEPIEIIKADTIESNHSLSETSESLWIYQATKWKIKLQTPTTNHSQYYRVNIKQTYTYHLTNRKTLQDSTAISTQWECSGYYDTALMDGKPGTPNNSDPIINFIPTINNYYNVFNDAYFTNNQYTMTLDSWYSFLLDNKLYKIKKITGKAIIQYYAISPAEYQYLRAANAYADHDSSNLLETPVIFPNNIKGGIGIFAIENPTETSIPLKSIEDY is encoded by the coding sequence ATGAAAAAAGCACTTTTACTCCTTTCATTTGTTCATTTATTGGCCGCCTGTACCAATGATATAGAAATATTGCCTAATGATGAATCTCAAAAGCTCATCGTCAACGCTCTGATAAACGCAAACAAAACGAACAATGCTATCTTTTTAGCTTTATCCGGCTATCACGAACCCCAAGTAGTAAAAAATGGAATTATTCACCTTTATATCAATAATGTATTATCGGAAACAATTTCGGAATGTACCTATCGTCCTAACAATGATTCACCGTTAGACTATCAAAATTATTTTTACCAGATAAGCAGCCGTTTTAAAACCGGTGATCAAGTACGTATCGAAGTAGAAACCAAAGACGGAAAATATAAAGCGAATGCAGAAGCAACAGTATATGAGCCCATTGAAATTATCAAAGCGGACACCATTGAATCTAATCATTCTCTATCAGAGACTTCGGAAAGCCTTTGGATATATCAAGCAACAAAGTGGAAAATAAAATTACAAACTCCCACCACAAACCATTCCCAATATTACCGGGTCAACATAAAACAAACATATACTTACCACCTTACTAACCGCAAAACTTTACAAGACTCCACTGCTATCTCCACCCAATGGGAATGTAGCGGATATTATGACACTGCATTAATGGACGGAAAACCTGGCACTCCCAACAACTCTGATCCTATCATTAATTTCATCCCCACTATAAACAACTATTATAATGTATTCAATGATGCTTACTTTACCAACAACCAATATACCATGACTTTAGACAGTTGGTATAGTTTCCTATTAGACAATAAACTATATAAAATTAAAAAGATAACTGGAAAAGCTATCATACAATATTATGCCATATCCCCGGCTGAATATCAATATTTACGAGCCGCCAATGCATATGCCGACCATGACAGTAGCAACCTGTTGGAAACACCTGTCATCTTTCCCAATAACATCAAAGGAGGAATAGGTATTTTTGCCATAGAAAATCCGACAGAAACAAGCATTCCTTTAAAATCCATCGAAGATTATTAG